The DNA region GAAATGGCCAAGGAAGCCATCAAGGTTGTGAAAGATGGCCAAATCACTATCACCCCTAAATCTTCTGAAGCCGAATACTTCCATTGGTTAGGCAACATTCAAGATTGGTGTATTTCCAGACAACTATGGTGGGGTCACCGTTGTCCAGTTTATTTCATCAACATTGAAGGTGAGGAACACGAAGGAATTGACGGTAACTATTGGGTTGCCGGTAAGACCTTGGAGGAGGCTGAGAAAAAGGCTACTGCCAAATTCCCTAATGCCAAGTTCACTttggaacaagatgaagatgttTTAGACACCTGGTTCTCATCCGGTTTATGGCCATTCTCCACTTTGGGCTGGCCAGAAAAGACCATGGACATGGAGACTTTCTACCCATTTTCTATGTTAGAAACCGGTTGGGACATCCTGTTCTTTTGGGTTTCTAGAATGATCCTGTTGGGCTTGAAGTTAACTGGCTCCATTCCATTCAAGGAAGTCTTCTGTCACTCTTTAGTTCGTGATGCTCAAGGCCGTAAGATGTCAAAGTCTCTAGGTAACGTTGTCGACCCATTGGATGTTATTACCGGTATTAAGTTGGAAGACTTGCATGCTAAACTATTACAAGGTAACTTAGATCCTAGAGAGGTCGAAAAAGCTAAAATCGGTCAAAAGGAATCCTACCCTAACGGTATTCCTCAATGTGGTACAGATGCTATGAGATTTGCCTTATGTGCTTATACCACTGGTGGTCGTGATATTAACCTGGATATCTTGCGTGTTGAAGGTTACAGAAAGTTCTGTAACAAGATTTATCAAGCTACCAAGTTTGGTTTAATGAGATTGGGTGACGACTACCAACCACCTGCTAACGAAGGTTTATCAGGTAATGAATCCTTAGTTGAAAAGTGGATCTTGCATAAATTGACTGAAACCTCTAAGGTTGTTAATGAAGCATTGGACAGGCGTGACTTTTTAACATCCACCAGCATCATCTATGAATTTTGGTATTTGATTTGTGATGTCTACATCGAAAATTCCAAGTACTTGATTCAAGAAGGTTCTGCTgttgaacaaaaatcagCAAAAGATACTTTATACATCTTACTAGACAATGCTTTGAAGCTGATTCATCCATTCATGCCATTCATTTCTGAGGAAATGTGGCAAAGAATTCCAAAGCGTTCCACCGAAAAAGCTGCCACAATTGTTAAGGCTGCTTATCCAGTATATGAATCCAAATACGATGACGTTAAATCTGCCGATGCCTACGAATTGGTCTTGAACATCACCAAGGAAGCCCGTTCTTTATTATCTGAATAcaatatattgaaaaacgGTAAGGTTTTTGTTGAATCTAATCTTAAGGAATACTTTGAAACTGCCAATGCTCAAAAGGATTCCATCGTTTCTTTAATTAAGGCCATTGATGAAGTTACCGTTGTCCATGAGTCTTCTGAAATTCCAGAAGGTTGTGTGTTGAAATCTGTTAATCCAGAAGTTAATGTACATCTTTTGGTCAAGGGTCACGTTGACATTGATGCTGAAATCACTAAGgttcaaaagaaactagAAAAAGCCAACAAGTCCAAGAGCAATATTGAGCAAACTATTGACAGTAAGGATTATGAGTCGAAGGCTAATGAACAAGCTAAAGAGGCTAACAAGACCAAATTGGATAACACAGTTGCCGAAATCGAAGGTTTGGAAGCCACTATTACAAACTTGAAGCGTTTGAAATTGTAGATTGagaacaaataaataatgtaataatatatatgcTATGTATATGTAAGAACGAAAAATCTAAAACTTTATCATATTATATGTCCTTTTCGTTTCAATTTTGTAAATAAACTTTTAGGGTAATAATGTGCGTACATATATGTTTCGATTACATCAAGTTATGTTTTTAGTATATTTAATAATGACTATACCACTAAACGGGGGGATATTTGGTCTTGTATTATCTTTCTGAGATTTTTAACAAGTCCTTGACATTTTTGCTCACCAAGTTCCAGTATGTTAAACAACTGGTCTTCGTTGAAATCACCATTACTATCCAATAAAAGGACATTTTTTACCACTTTACCACCGTCAACAAACTCTAATGCTAAAGTATGAACTGACAGTGATGTCTTCAATTGCTCAGCGGAAGGATTGTCGATGATTTCATTTGAGTCTTTCATGATAGCAATGGGTATGCTTGCGCACATGCTGTTCATAGCGATTCCCGCATCGACTAAAGCCAAGAACGCAGCATTTATACAACAACTTAGCTCTCTTTGGGAGAATTCTGACTCGTCTTCGCCGGATTCCAGGATTTGACAAGTTATTTGACAAAGCTGTCTTGGATAACAATAACGATTGATAATAGGGGTCAGTACCGCACGTAGCTTATCTTCGAGTAGTTTCTCTCTGGTAGTAGCTACACCCTTCGCGGGACGTATGATTACTTCTAATGCTAGCTGTGTGGGTAGTTCTTGTCTTGCCTTTGGTTCAATGGGGCCCGTTACAGAACAAACGATCTTAGTATCTTGTGATACAAATTGAGACGAACCATCTACATGGCCTAGGACACCTACTTCTGCTTGGAAATGCATTTAAACGGAATTTGGCCTGTTCTTTATATTCAGTTGCTAACTACTACGTGATACAACGATATTTCAGGCATCTCAATAAGTTCATCTAATAAATTTTCcggtattttttttttcaggaaCTCGATGCGCTTACTGAGAGAagctagaaaaaaagaaaagaaaagaaaagaaaagcaagagCTGCAACCCTTATATATAGACAGAGGGGCGCTATTTGATACTTAAAAGATGCTTATGTGTGTTGCAATCAAATATATGCTGGTATGTTCAAGGAGGAGGACTCTTTAAGAAAGGGGCAGAATGTGGCCGTATGGGAAACTTTATTGGCAGGTGCCATGTCTGGGCTCCTAGCCCGGACTGTGACGGCTCCCATGGATACCATCAAGATCAGGTTGCAATTGACCCCGGCAAATGGGATGAAGCCCTTCGGGAGCCAAGTTCTGGAGGTGGCCAAGGGCATGATAAAGAACGAAGGCATCCGGGCCTTTTGGAAAGGAAATATACCCGGTTCATTGCTGTACATCACCTATGGAGCGGGACAGTTTAGTTCGTACTCGTTTTTTAACACATGCTTGGAACCGTTCGGGCTGGGGGCCCGGTTACACAGCCTTGTTGTTGGGGCCCTAGCCGGGATGACCAGCTCCTTTCTATCCTACCCGTTTGACGTGCTGCGCACTCGGCTAGTGGCCAACAACCAGATGCAGTCCATGACCATCACAAGAGAGGCGCGAGACATCTGGAAGCTGGAGGGCCTCCCCGGATTCTTCAAGGGCTCCATCGCGTCGATGGCCACCATCACGGTGACCGCATCGATAACATTCGGGATATACGAGACAATCAAGATATACTGCgacgaaaaggaaaacacGGCAACGGCAGGTACCAAATGGAAGCTGTCCGCTCTGAACCACAGCGCCGGTACCATTGGCGGGGTTGTCGCCAAGATCTCCACCTTCCCCTTGGAGACGATCCGCAGACGGATGCAGTTCATGAACTCGAAGCACCTGGAGAGGTTTTCGAAGCATTCCGATGTATACGGCTCCTACAGAGGGTCCGGCTTCGCAAGAATCGGCCTGCAGATACTGAAACAAGAGGGGGTAACCTCGCTCTACAGAGGCATCCTCGTAGCCCTCTCGAAGACAATACCCACCACTTACGTGAGTTTCTGGGGGTACGAAACGGCCATCCACTACCTGCGCCGATGCTAACCCGGAGCCCGCGCCACCTACACACACTCACATACATATACAAAATCATATATTCATCaccattatcatcatcatcacgACCAAGTATAAATTGGCAGCCGTCCGATCCGCGCACCGTCTTCCtctaaaaacaaagaaataaagaaaagaggaatCTCGTGGCAAATGATCTGCACCAATGTTTTTCCGGTTTTCGCCAGTTGCCTGCTGCCCCACACcggttttttctttcttttttcttttttttccgcGTGCTCGGCGGGGAGGGGAGTGGAGAGGCGGACAATGAACGAGATCTTCCGATGAAACCAGCGTCAGGGACCACCACACCCGCTTGTCGTTTCAGCACAGCAGCAAGGAGCTTCCAGCTCCGGCCAGAAGCAGGAGCAACAACCAcgaaaaaagcaagaacTGCGCAGCCATTGCTGCACCCCTGTGCTAGCCACCCGCCTGGTACTTCGCGCACTTTGtatttctccttttctccttttcttgatttttgcTATCTGCTTGGCTCCCCTCCCCTCCCCGGTGGGCGAGTAGCCAagacatgaaaaaaaatagagaatagaaaataaaaaaaaaaaaaaaacgtgGGAGATGCTCAACCTCGCCTGATcctgtaaaaaaaaaaaatcgcaAAAAATAAgcgggaaaaaaaatgtcagaATCTAACTTTTAACCTCCGGAGATGATtcaccatcaccatcaGCGCCGATTTTGTTGGATTGCGTGTTTACGATCTATGACTTTTCTGTAAGCTTTTGACTTGCTGTcatctctctctctctctctttttttttttttagttattttttttttgtcttgcaGGGAGTACCCTTTCCTTACTCATAAAATCACCAACCAAATCGACAGTTTCTAGTTTCTAGTCTtgtatatttctttttttttctagttgGGTTGCCCTTCCCCTTCACTACTCTACTCCTATCTTGAAATCTAAAAATAACGCTATTATCAAAGCCTTTTTTAAATAGGGAATCAGGGCGAGGGTTTGCGAgaataaagaaagattgCGTACTACAAATCAAACCATCTATTATTGCCACcggatttttttattatttttttctaaagaaGATTATCAAAGTACTGTAAAGAAAGGATAGAATAGAGCTTATACAAATGTCTGATTACTTTAGTTCCAGACCTTTGCAAACGCTCACACCGATGGATAATAGGCCTTCCGGCGGTGGTGGCGGCGATGATGCCTCCTCCATCCACTCAAAGAGCTCCCAGTATTTGATGGATATCTTACCGGATTCGATGACTCTGAATGAAAGTGTCTCTTCTACAGTAGCCAACAATCAAGCAAAGGAGTTCATTTTGCCCGAATCCGACGAGAGGTCTCCCTATCACATCAATGTCCCTATACCCAAGGCCCAGTCGGCTTCTACAGAAACGAAAAAGCCTCTGTCCGGTGATGCAGACACTGTCGATGGGCAGTTTGTCAAGGAGTATCCTACTGACATTCTTGTGGACAGATTTtacaaatggaaaaaaatcctgAAAGGTTTGATCATCTATTTAAGGGAGGTCGCTTATGCTCAAGAACAATTTGCAAGAATYAACTATCAACTGAAGGGGTCCGTCAAGTTTCCCTTCCTAACGGATATCGATGAAACTACAAACACTATTACAGACCCATTTACTGCAGCTCCTAGAACGTCTAAGAAATCGCAGCCATCACAGAAGAAGACAGTGTTGACTGAAAATGAACAGTTCCAAATGCAAATGCAACAAGAACAGAGAGACTACCCATCCCAACCATCCGTAGACGAAAGCACGATGAGCTTGGCGCCTCACGAGTACAAGCCTGTTCAAGCTGCTGAATTAAACAACACGTCTGCTGCATCCGGGTTTGTTAAATTTGGTTCAGGCTCCATTCAAGACGTCCAagttattttgaaaaagtacCATCTTTCCTTGGCTAACCAGCAGTTCAAAATCTCTAAAGAAATCACATCCACTGTGATTCCTAAGTTAGAGGAGTTAAGAAAGGATCTGAGATATAAGATCACAGAGATCAAAGACATACACGGtgatttcaaaacaaacatcGATGCTCATGTTCAACTAACAAGCCAgctgctgaaaaaatatattgcGTCCGTGAAATTCATGAACGCCAATGGTATTGGTAACGACAAAGTCACTGCTACAAATAAGAAGCCACACAAATTAGACCCTAAACATGATCCgtatcttttgaaactaCAACTAGATTTGCAATTGAAGCGTCAAGTTGCAGAGGAAACTTATTTGCAAGAAGCGTTTATAAATTTACAAACTTCAGGTTTACAACTAGAGAAAATCATATACACTAAAATTCAGCAATCCCTACTACGTTATTCTGCCTTAATCGATTCCGAAGCTCGTCTTATGATTAAAAACATGTGCCAGGAATTACAACATGGCATAATATCAAAACCTCCTGCATTTGAATGGGATAACTTCGTCACCCAACACCCTTCGTGTTTACTCAATTGGAAATCTAACGACCCCATACCACCTCCAAGAAAGTTGTCTGATGTTGTTTATCCTCACATGAAATCCCCACTAGCCAAGTGTATAAGAGCAGGAtacttcttgaaaaaatcagaaGTATTGCCCACTTATCACCAAGGTTATTTCGTCTTAACGTCGAATTACATTCACGAGTTCCAAAGTAGTGATTTTTATAACTTATCATCTACAAGCTCAACTTCTACAAAATCGTCAACTTATTCATCTTCAGCATCGATTGCTGACACTTATGCCGGTGCTACAGGCAATACTAAAGTTA from Saccharomyces eubayanus strain FM1318 chromosome VII, whole genome shotgun sequence includes:
- the VAS1 gene encoding valine--tRNA ligase, producing MNKWLNVLPTPFTSRFLTPHYRRSLPLCQNFLSKKPLTHNQVRFFKMSDLDNLPPVDPKTGEVIINPVKEDGSPKSPKEIEKEKKKAEKLLKFAAKQAKKKAASTTGAPQKKPKKKKEVEPIPEFVDKTVPGEKKVLVSLDDPALKAYNPANVESSWYDWWVKTGVFEPEFTADGKVKPEGVFCIPAPPPNVTGALHIGHALTIAIQDSLIRYNRMKGKTVLFLPGFDHAGIATQSVVEKQMWANEKKTRHDYGREAFVGKVWEWKDEYHNRIKNQIQRLGASYDWSREAFTLSPELTKSVEEAFVRLHDEGVIYRASRLVNWSVKLNTAISNLEVENKDVKCRTLLSVPGYDEKVEFGVLTSFAYPVVDSDEKLIIATTRPETLFGDTAVAVHPDDDRYKHLHGKFIQHPFLPRKLPIITDKEAVDMEFGTGAVKITPAHDQNDYNTGKRHNLEFINIFTDDGLLNEECGPEWEGMKRFDARKAVIEQLKEKNLYVGQEDNEMTIPTCSRSGDIIEPLLKPQWWVSQGEMAKEAIKVVKDGQITITPKSSEAEYFHWLGNIQDWCISRQLWWGHRCPVYFINIEGEEHEGIDGNYWVAGKTLEEAEKKATAKFPNAKFTLEQDEDVLDTWFSSGLWPFSTLGWPEKTMDMETFYPFSMLETGWDILFFWVSRMILLGLKLTGSIPFKEVFCHSLVRDAQGRKMSKSLGNVVDPLDVITGIKLEDLHAKLLQGNLDPREVEKAKIGQKESYPNGIPQCGTDAMRFALCAYTTGGRDINLDILRVEGYRKFCNKIYQATKFGLMRLGDDYQPPANEGLSGNESLVEKWILHKLTETSKVVNEALDRRDFLTSTSIIYEFWYLICDVYIENSKYLIQEGSAVEQKSAKDTLYILLDNALKLIHPFMPFISEEMWQRIPKRSTEKAATIVKAAYPVYESKYDDVKSADAYELVLNITKEARSLLSEYNILKNGKVFVESNLKEYFETANAQKDSIVSLIKAIDEVTVVHESSEIPEGCVLKSVNPEVNVHLLVKGHVDIDAEITKVQKKLEKANKSKSNIEQTIDSKDYESKANEQAKEANKTKLDNTVAEIEGLEATITNLKRLKL
- the TPC1 gene encoding thiamine transporter TPC1 — protein: MFKEEDSLRKGQNVAVWETLLAGAMSGLLARTVTAPMDTIKIRLQLTPANGMKPFGSQVLEVAKGMIKNEGIRAFWKGNIPGSLLYITYGAGQFSSYSFFNTCLEPFGLGARLHSLVVGALAGMTSSFLSYPFDVLRTRLVANNQMQSMTITREARDIWKLEGLPGFFKGSIASMATITVTASITFGIYETIKIYCDEKENTATAGTKWKLSALNHSAGTIGGVVAKISTFPLETIRRRMQFMNSKHLERFSKHSDVYGSYRGSGFARIGLQILKQEGVTSLYRGILVALSKTIPTTYVSFWGYETAIHYLRRC
- the RRP46 gene encoding exosome non-catalytic core subunit RRP46 produces the protein MHFQAEVGVLGHVDGSSQFVSQDTKIVCSVTGPIEPKARQELPTQLALEVIIRPAKGVATTREKLLEDKLRAVLTPIINRYCYPRQLCQITCQILESGEDESEFSQRELSCCINAAFLALVDAGIAMNSMCASIPIAIMKDSNEIIDNPSAEQLKTSLSVHTLALEFVDGGKVVKNVLLLDSNGDFNEDQLFNILELGEQKCQGLVKNLRKIIQDQISPRLVV